One uncultured Tolumonas sp. genomic window carries:
- the dapA gene encoding 4-hydroxy-tetrahydrodipicolinate synthase has product MLTGSLVALITPMNRSGSVDWPALEQLVEYHIQAGTDALVVAGTTGESVTLSEDELFTLFDRTLEYCNGRIPVIAGCGSNNTSHAKQLAKQISKLGVTAGLSVTPYYNKPTQEGLYQHYAAIGEYSGLPQILYNVPGRTGCDLKAETVARLAGNFGICGIKEATGNLSRVAQLRELCGRNFALYSGDDATACEFMLKGGNGVISVTANIAANEMSRMCAFALAANQVAALEIDERLRPLHQELFIESNPIPVKWAAARMGLINYADLRLPLTLLSSTAQAIVEAALVRAELI; this is encoded by the coding sequence ATGTTAACCGGTAGTCTCGTTGCTCTGATCACACCAATGAACCGCTCTGGTTCTGTTGACTGGCCAGCGTTAGAACAGTTAGTTGAATATCATATTCAAGCTGGTACTGATGCTTTAGTTGTAGCTGGGACAACCGGAGAATCGGTGACCTTAAGCGAAGATGAACTCTTTACTCTCTTTGACAGAACACTCGAATATTGTAATGGGCGCATTCCAGTCATTGCTGGTTGTGGCTCAAATAATACCTCTCATGCTAAGCAATTGGCCAAGCAGATCAGTAAACTTGGTGTGACAGCAGGCCTTTCTGTGACGCCATACTATAATAAACCTACCCAAGAGGGGTTATACCAGCACTATGCGGCTATCGGTGAATACAGTGGGTTACCGCAAATTTTATATAATGTGCCTGGTCGTACCGGATGTGACTTAAAGGCTGAAACGGTTGCTCGCCTTGCGGGTAATTTTGGTATCTGTGGCATTAAAGAAGCGACGGGTAATTTATCTCGTGTTGCCCAATTACGAGAATTATGTGGGCGAAACTTTGCACTTTACAGCGGTGATGATGCTACTGCTTGTGAATTTATGTTAAAAGGTGGCAATGGGGTTATTTCGGTGACCGCAAATATCGCAGCTAATGAGATGAGTCGTATGTGCGCGTTTGCACTAGCGGCTAATCAAGTCGCTGCATTAGAAATCGATGAACGTTTACGACCACTTCATCAAGAACTGTTTATCGAATCTAACCCGATTCCTGTAAAATGGGCAGCCGCCAGAATGGGGCTAATAAATTATGCCGATTTACGCCTGCCATTGACTTTGCTTTCCTCTACGGCACAAGCAATAGTTGAAGCGGCACTTGTGAGAGCGGAGCTGATCTAG
- the bcp gene encoding thioredoxin-dependent thiol peroxidase, with the protein MNRLTAGTVAPDFELPDQNGAVIKLSSLQGKKVLVYFYPKAMTPGCTTQACALRDSKAELEKRNLVVLGISPDSSVRLKKFEARDELNFTLLADEEHKIADAFGVWGLKKFMGKEYDGIHRISFLINEQGVIEHVFDNFKTSNHHQIVIDYLDSL; encoded by the coding sequence ATGAATCGATTAACAGCGGGAACTGTTGCCCCTGATTTTGAATTACCAGACCAAAATGGCGCAGTAATCAAATTAAGTTCATTACAGGGGAAAAAGGTACTCGTTTATTTCTATCCGAAAGCAATGACACCGGGTTGTACAACACAAGCTTGCGCGTTACGTGATAGTAAAGCTGAGTTGGAAAAACGGAATTTAGTTGTTCTGGGTATCAGCCCTGATAGCTCTGTGAGACTGAAAAAATTTGAAGCTCGTGATGAACTTAATTTCACCTTACTAGCGGATGAAGAGCATAAAATAGCTGATGCATTCGGTGTTTGGGGGCTTAAGAAATTTATGGGTAAAGAATACGATGGTATTCATCGCATTAGCTTTTTGATCAACGAACAAGGTGTTATCGAACATGTATTTGATAACTTCAAGACCAGCAACCATCATCAAATAGTTATCGACTACCTCGACTCGTTATGA
- a CDS encoding YeeE/YedE thiosulfate transporter family protein translates to MHNFTPWSSLLGGLLIGLAALILLWGKGRIAGYSGIISGLFSISDSKRWRILFLVGTTLGASAATYVLHLKVAKLEISPLLILAGLLVGVGSRLANGCTSGHGICGIGRFSIRSLVATGLFIFSGACIVAMTH, encoded by the coding sequence ATGCACAATTTTACACCGTGGAGTTCGTTGCTTGGCGGGCTCCTGATTGGTTTAGCAGCCCTGATACTTTTATGGGGTAAAGGCCGGATCGCGGGTTACAGCGGAATTATCTCCGGATTATTTTCAATCTCAGACAGCAAACGCTGGCGAATCTTGTTCTTAGTGGGGACGACCCTCGGAGCGAGTGCGGCAACGTATGTATTACATCTTAAAGTCGCAAAGCTTGAAATATCACCATTACTGATATTGGCAGGTCTTTTAGTCGGAGTTGGTTCTCGCCTGGCAAATGGCTGCACGAGTGGGCATGGTATTTGTGGCATTGGCCGCTTTTCAATCCGTTCGTTGGTGGCAACTGGATTGTTTATATTTTCTGGTGCATGCATTGTTGCAATGACCCATTAA
- a CDS encoding YeeE/YedE family protein: protein MITLIAGVLFGFGLALSGMMQPDKVVGFLNIAGEWDASLMLVMGGALAVFTPGYHFFIKKRQQTWSGAALHLPTNKALDRQLVFGALIFGAGWGLAGICPGPAIAMVALAGWPAIVFIFAMVAGMLIAGYWQQKKNLLAEQMTQLAASE, encoded by the coding sequence GTGATTACTTTAATTGCCGGTGTTCTTTTTGGCTTTGGATTAGCACTTTCTGGCATGATGCAACCCGATAAAGTAGTGGGGTTTCTTAATATTGCTGGGGAATGGGATGCATCATTGATGTTGGTGATGGGCGGTGCTTTGGCTGTCTTTACTCCGGGGTATCACTTTTTTATTAAGAAGCGCCAACAAACTTGGAGTGGCGCCGCTTTGCATTTGCCAACTAACAAAGCGTTGGATCGCCAGTTGGTTTTTGGTGCTCTGATATTTGGCGCAGGGTGGGGCCTTGCGGGTATTTGTCCTGGGCCCGCAATTGCCATGGTGGCACTGGCTGGTTGGCCTGCGATTGTCTTTATTTTTGCCATGGTCGCAGGGATGTTAATAGCTGGATATTGGCAGCAGAAAAAGAATCTATTGGCTGAACAAATGACACAATTAGCTGCATCGGAATAA
- a CDS encoding glycosyltransferase family 2 protein, translated as MSKQSFTVSLVVPVYNEEESIDTFIETIDKELAPLRDQLEIVFVNDGSRDRTREVVEKAIEKDSRVTLINLARNFGKEAAMTAGLAHARGDAVVPMDVDLQDPPALVLEFVRMWKEEGYDTVYGVRTDRNADTAMKRLTAGGFYRFFNAVSTTTKIPENAGDFRLMDRRVVEAINQLPERNRFMKGLFAWAGFRSIGVPYARPERAAGTTKFNYWKLWNFALDGLFSFSSWPLRVWSYIGGAVAGISFLYMLIIILKVIFVGVDSPGYASLMCVILFLGGMQLLSIGIMGEYIGRMFLEVKQRPVFLVEGVYGQYSRPAITDAMEEDK; from the coding sequence ATGAGCAAACAATCATTCACCGTTTCATTAGTTGTTCCTGTTTATAACGAAGAAGAAAGTATTGATACCTTTATTGAAACGATCGACAAAGAACTGGCACCACTGCGTGACCAGTTGGAAATCGTTTTTGTCAATGACGGCAGTCGTGACCGCACTCGTGAAGTAGTTGAAAAGGCGATTGAAAAAGACAGCCGTGTAACTCTGATTAACCTGGCCCGTAATTTCGGTAAAGAAGCTGCGATGACTGCAGGTCTTGCGCATGCTCGTGGTGATGCGGTTGTCCCAATGGACGTAGATTTGCAAGACCCACCAGCATTAGTGCTGGAATTTGTCCGTATGTGGAAAGAAGAAGGTTATGACACCGTTTACGGTGTGCGGACTGACCGTAACGCAGACACCGCAATGAAACGTCTGACCGCAGGTGGTTTCTATCGCTTCTTTAATGCGGTATCAACTACTACCAAGATCCCAGAAAATGCCGGTGATTTCCGTTTAATGGATCGCCGTGTAGTAGAGGCGATCAATCAATTGCCAGAACGTAACCGCTTTATGAAGGGGCTGTTCGCGTGGGCCGGTTTCCGTTCAATTGGCGTACCTTATGCTCGCCCGGAACGTGCTGCTGGTACAACGAAATTCAATTACTGGAAACTGTGGAACTTTGCACTGGATGGTCTGTTCAGCTTCTCTAGCTGGCCATTGCGTGTTTGGAGTTATATCGGTGGCGCAGTTGCCGGAATCAGTTTCCTTTATATGCTTATTATCATCTTAAAAGTGATTTTCGTCGGTGTTGATAGCCCCGGCTATGCTTCATTAATGTGTGTGATCCTGTTCCTTGGCGGTATGCAGCTGTTATCGATTGGTATCATGGGTGAATACATTGGTCGTATGTTCCTCGAAGTAAAACAGCGTCCGGTATTCCTTGTGGAAGGCGTTTATGGTCAGTATTCACGCCCGGCAATAACAGATGCCATGGAAGAAGATAAGTAA
- the sbcB gene encoding exodeoxyribonuclease I, whose protein sequence is MTTKPQKTFLFHDYETFGIDPARDRPSQFAGIRTDADFNICGDPVVLYCQMAPDYLPAPEACLITGITPQIANQNGICEADFFRSIHEQFAQPETCILGYNNIRFDDEFTRYGFYRNFFDPYAYSWQQGNSRWDLLDVVRAFYALRPVGINWVYDDEGKPSFRLEKLSVANGIKHENAHDAMSDVYATIGLAKCLKQAQPRLFDYLLEHRSKNKVKNLIDIINIKPLVHVSGMFSAWQGCASWIAPLAWHPTNNNAVIVVDLHKDISSLLKLDVAALRDRLYTRRNELAGESPVPVKLIHINKCPILAPAASLSEERSQQLGINRDRCMQNLLLIRENPAIREKLVALFNDDFVPPENQDPEHMLYQGFFSEADRATIELIQQAPVEQLTPGRYQFHDPRLHTLLFRYRARNYPHTLSLREQEQWQQFCVDALNRQAEAYLLRLEQLLEGKIQGSREWNIIKSLALYLQGK, encoded by the coding sequence TTGACGACTAAACCGCAAAAAACCTTTTTGTTTCACGATTACGAAACTTTCGGTATTGATCCCGCTCGCGATCGACCATCGCAGTTTGCCGGAATTCGAACCGATGCTGACTTTAATATTTGTGGTGATCCTGTCGTTCTTTACTGCCAGATGGCACCTGATTATTTGCCAGCGCCAGAAGCTTGCCTGATAACCGGCATTACCCCCCAGATTGCAAACCAAAACGGTATCTGTGAAGCAGATTTTTTCCGCTCTATTCATGAGCAATTTGCGCAACCAGAAACCTGTATTCTAGGTTACAACAATATCCGCTTTGATGATGAATTTACGCGTTACGGTTTTTACCGCAATTTTTTCGATCCGTATGCTTACAGCTGGCAACAAGGTAACTCACGCTGGGATCTATTAGATGTGGTGCGTGCGTTTTATGCTTTGCGCCCAGTGGGAATTAATTGGGTTTACGATGATGAAGGTAAACCCTCATTTCGTCTGGAAAAACTATCTGTTGCTAATGGCATCAAACATGAAAATGCACATGATGCGATGTCTGATGTATACGCCACTATTGGTTTAGCCAAATGTCTGAAACAAGCCCAACCGCGCTTATTTGATTATTTGTTAGAACACCGCAGCAAAAATAAAGTTAAAAATCTGATCGATATCATTAATATTAAACCGCTGGTGCATGTCTCCGGCATGTTTTCCGCTTGGCAAGGCTGTGCCAGTTGGATTGCACCATTAGCTTGGCATCCTACCAATAATAATGCTGTGATTGTCGTAGATTTACATAAAGACATATCCTCCCTGCTCAAGTTAGATGTTGCAGCTTTGCGTGATCGCCTTTATACCCGACGTAATGAATTAGCAGGCGAATCGCCAGTTCCTGTCAAATTGATACACATCAATAAGTGCCCAATTTTGGCTCCCGCCGCCAGTCTGAGTGAAGAACGTTCACAACAATTAGGTATTAATCGTGATCGTTGTATGCAGAACCTGCTGTTGATCCGAGAAAACCCTGCAATTAGAGAAAAACTGGTCGCCCTGTTTAATGATGATTTTGTTCCCCCCGAAAATCAGGATCCCGAACATATGCTGTATCAAGGCTTTTTCTCCGAAGCAGATAGGGCAACAATTGAGTTGATCCAGCAAGCGCCGGTAGAACAATTAACCCCAGGCCGTTATCAGTTTCATGATCCTCGCTTGCACACCTTATTATTTCGCTACCGAGCCAGAAATTATCCTCATACACTGTCATTGCGCGAACAAGAACAATGGCAACAGTTCTGTGTTGATGCATTGAACCGACAGGCAGAAGCTTATTTATTGCGGTTGGAGCAATTGCTGGAAGGAAAAATACAGGGTTCACGCGAATGGAACATCATTAAATCGCTGGCGTTGTATTTGCAGGGCAAATGA
- a CDS encoding YfbU family protein, translating into MNMNHAQRLILSNQYEILSKLNPEKADYYHRCKTIVERGYCLQMLELEKEFGHLTEETCREVIDTLEMHHALKVSYENLSAEDQAQISASRLDFIGYARGYERELADYVCYLLDVEKRFPDLGKCCASLNSEMAMHDKYERMLAEWRDCPRQYKLSIQEIRNIITA; encoded by the coding sequence ATGAATATGAATCATGCTCAGCGACTGATACTCAGTAATCAATATGAAATACTGAGTAAGCTGAATCCTGAGAAAGCTGATTATTACCATCGCTGCAAGACTATTGTTGAACGTGGTTACTGTTTACAGATGCTGGAACTGGAAAAAGAATTTGGTCATCTGACCGAAGAAACGTGCAGAGAAGTAATTGATACATTGGAAATGCATCATGCTCTTAAAGTTTCTTATGAAAACTTATCTGCTGAAGATCAGGCGCAAATCTCTGCATCACGTTTGGATTTCATTGGTTATGCCAGAGGCTATGAACGGGAACTAGCGGACTATGTCTGTTATCTGTTAGATGTAGAAAAACGATTCCCAGATTTAGGTAAATGCTGTGCAAGCTTAAATTCTGAAATGGCTATGCATGACAAATATGAGCGCATGTTGGCCGAATGGCGTGATTGCCCACGCCAATACAAATTATCTATTCAAGAAATTCGAAACATCATCACCGCTTAA
- a CDS encoding GtrA family protein gives MITKSEFWRLFRFGIVGGGATVVDLGTATLCLHLWPTMSEHWVTSIGFFVAFWVSFFGHRYVTFQKHGKVSKFLLVALFSLAVRNVLLSGLLWIGLSGLLPIVIATLAVTILTYVLSRIWVFA, from the coding sequence ATGATCACAAAGAGTGAATTCTGGCGTTTGTTCCGCTTCGGTATCGTTGGTGGCGGAGCAACCGTAGTTGATTTAGGCACAGCAACACTCTGCCTGCATTTGTGGCCAACCATGTCTGAACATTGGGTGACATCAATTGGTTTTTTTGTTGCCTTTTGGGTTTCATTTTTTGGTCATCGGTACGTGACGTTCCAAAAACACGGCAAAGTGAGCAAGTTTTTGTTGGTAGCTCTCTTTTCGCTGGCGGTCAGAAATGTGCTGTTATCTGGTTTGTTGTGGATCGGGTTATCCGGTTTGCTGCCGATCGTTATTGCAACATTAGCGGTAACGATACTGACTTATGTTTTATCCCGAATTTGGGTTTTTGCCTGA
- the folE gene encoding GTP cyclohydrolase I FolE, producing the protein MTQLSKEAVIVRSALEAKGLETPMLHTSVSAHEKKQQIEQHMASIMTLLGLDLADDSLAETPHRIAKMYVDEIFAGLDYSTFPKITLIENKMGTDEMIKVQDIGVTSTCEHHFVTIDGRATVAYLPKDKIIGLSKINRIVNFFAKRPQVQERLTQQILVALQVLLGTDNVAITMTATHYCVKSRGIMDALSQTTTTALGGVFKSNAATRHEFLSRA; encoded by the coding sequence ATGACTCAACTAAGTAAAGAAGCTGTAATTGTTCGTTCTGCTCTGGAAGCGAAAGGGTTAGAAACCCCCATGCTGCATACCTCTGTTTCGGCCCATGAAAAGAAGCAGCAGATAGAGCAACATATGGCCTCCATTATGACGCTGCTTGGCCTTGATTTAGCTGATGATAGCCTGGCGGAAACACCGCACCGTATTGCCAAAATGTATGTCGATGAAATATTTGCCGGACTTGATTACAGCACGTTTCCCAAAATTACCCTGATTGAAAACAAAATGGGTACGGATGAGATGATCAAGGTGCAAGACATAGGTGTAACTAGTACCTGTGAACATCATTTCGTTACTATTGATGGCCGGGCAACGGTGGCTTATCTACCAAAAGACAAAATTATTGGCTTATCAAAGATAAATCGCATCGTGAATTTTTTTGCCAAACGCCCGCAAGTTCAGGAACGACTGACACAACAGATCCTCGTTGCCTTACAGGTATTACTGGGTACAGACAATGTGGCGATCACCATGACGGCAACACATTATTGCGTCAAATCGCGTGGGATCATGGATGCCTTGAGCCAGACAACAACCACCGCATTGGGTGGCGTATTTAAAAGTAATGCCGCAACACGCCATGAGTTTCTGAGCCGCGCTTAA